One Streptomyces sp. RPA4-2 genomic window carries:
- a CDS encoding low molecular weight protein-tyrosine-phosphatase, translating to MSYRVCFVCTGNICRSPMAESVFRARIEEAGLDGVVEVDSAGTGGWHEGDGADSRTVAVLEAGGYGSDHTARRFRAAWFSRLDLVIALDSGHLRDLRRLAPTPEDADKVRLLRSYDPAAGDDPDVPDPYYGRLDDFEECLEMVEAASHGLLAAVQQELEGRAA from the coding sequence ATGTCCTATCGCGTCTGCTTCGTCTGCACCGGCAACATCTGCCGCTCCCCCATGGCCGAGTCCGTCTTTCGTGCTCGCATAGAGGAGGCCGGACTCGACGGTGTGGTCGAGGTCGACAGCGCGGGCACGGGCGGCTGGCACGAGGGCGACGGCGCGGACTCCCGCACCGTCGCCGTGCTGGAGGCGGGCGGCTACGGGAGTGACCACACGGCCCGCCGGTTCCGCGCCGCGTGGTTCTCCCGGCTCGACCTCGTCATCGCCCTCGACTCCGGCCACCTGCGGGACCTGCGCCGTCTCGCGCCCACCCCCGAGGACGCGGACAAGGTCCGTCTGCTGCGGTCGTACGACCCCGCGGCGGGCGACGATCCGGACGTCCCCGATCCGTATTACGGACGTCTGGACGATTTCGAGGAGTGTCTTGAGATGGTGGAGGCGGCGAGCCATGGACTGCTCGCCGCTGTTCAGCAGGAACTGGAGGGACGGGCGGCATGA
- a CDS encoding cystathionine gamma-lyase: MTSGDFVTGSGDGTRAVRAGLPEPVKHEPTLPGPVFAAHFHLPGDPTGPYTYGRDENPTWTLLERAIGELEAPGREGVTTLAFPSGMAAISAVLFSQLRAGDVVVLPDDGYQVLPLVREQLTAYGIEVRTAPTAGDAQLDVLDGAKLLWIETPSNPGLDVCDVRRLVEAAHAQGTLVAVDNTLATPLGQRPLELGADFSVASGTKMLTGHGDILLGYVTALDAGPMAPVRRWRKIVGAIPGPMEAWLAHRSLATLQLRADRQNANALVIAEALRGRPDVTGLRYPGLPDDPSHKIASQQMRRFGCVVSFTLSTRARADRFLDALRLVDDATSFGGVRSTAERRGRWGGDAVPEGFIRLSAGAEDPEDLVADILRALDESAE, encoded by the coding sequence ATGACGTCAGGGGATTTCGTCACGGGAAGCGGTGACGGCACACGCGCGGTACGGGCGGGGCTGCCCGAACCCGTCAAACACGAGCCGACCCTGCCCGGGCCGGTATTCGCCGCGCACTTCCATCTGCCGGGCGATCCGACCGGTCCGTACACCTATGGCCGTGACGAGAACCCGACCTGGACGCTTCTGGAGCGTGCCATCGGCGAACTGGAAGCACCGGGGCGGGAGGGCGTGACCACGCTCGCCTTCCCCTCCGGGATGGCCGCCATCTCGGCGGTGCTCTTCTCGCAACTGCGGGCCGGGGACGTGGTGGTCCTGCCCGACGACGGCTACCAGGTGCTGCCACTGGTGCGCGAGCAGCTCACCGCGTACGGCATCGAGGTGCGCACCGCGCCGACCGCCGGTGACGCGCAGCTCGACGTCCTCGACGGCGCGAAGCTGCTGTGGATCGAGACCCCCTCGAATCCGGGGCTCGACGTGTGCGACGTACGGCGGCTCGTCGAGGCGGCCCATGCTCAGGGCACCCTCGTCGCCGTCGACAACACCCTGGCCACTCCGCTCGGGCAGCGCCCGCTGGAGCTGGGAGCCGACTTCTCGGTGGCCAGCGGGACCAAGATGCTCACCGGGCACGGCGACATCCTCCTGGGGTACGTCACCGCGCTCGACGCCGGTCCGATGGCGCCCGTGCGGCGCTGGCGGAAGATCGTCGGGGCGATCCCCGGTCCCATGGAGGCCTGGCTGGCCCACCGCTCGCTGGCCACGCTCCAGTTGCGCGCCGACCGGCAAAACGCCAACGCGCTGGTCATCGCCGAGGCACTGCGGGGCAGGCCCGACGTCACGGGACTGCGCTATCCGGGTCTGCCCGACGACCCCTCGCACAAGATCGCCTCGCAGCAGATGCGGCGCTTCGGCTGTGTGGTCTCCTTCACGCTGTCCACGCGCGCGCGTGCCGACCGGTTCCTCGATGCGCTGCGTCTGGTGGACGACGCGACGAGCTTCGGAGGGGTGCGGTCCACCGCCGAGCGGCGCGGCCGATGGGGCGGCGACGCGGTGCCGGAGGGCTTCATCCGCCTCTCGGCCGGCGCCGAGGACCCGGAGGACCTGGTGGCGGACATCCTCCGCGCGCTCGACGAGTCCGCGGAGTGA
- a CDS encoding LysR family transcriptional regulator produces the protein MDLALLRTFVTVHRAGSFTRAAALLGLSQPAVTSQIRTLERQLGRPLFLRQARGVTPTTIGDELAHKAAPHLDALVEIAEAGLDEDSSLRTLHLAGPPEFTAERALPALTELTGDDGQGFALRASFGNAEETLEGLAAGHHDLAITTARPRGALLTATPLCDEEHVLVAAPRWAARIGPGKLRRKGSPVLDNFPVVEVHESLPLVARYWASVFDSRPAASGTVVVPDLRAVLACAATGAGLAVLPRYLCAEALERGDVVALLDPVVPPLRTYFLVVRTGTLAMPHIARAYEWLLQAAADWT, from the coding sequence ATGGATTTGGCCCTGCTGCGGACGTTCGTGACCGTGCACCGGGCCGGTTCCTTCACTCGCGCCGCCGCGCTGCTCGGTCTCTCCCAGCCTGCCGTCACCTCGCAGATCCGTACCCTGGAGCGGCAGTTGGGGAGGCCGCTCTTTCTGCGTCAGGCCCGCGGGGTGACGCCCACGACGATCGGCGACGAGCTCGCGCACAAGGCCGCGCCGCATCTCGACGCCCTGGTGGAGATCGCCGAGGCCGGGCTCGACGAGGACTCGTCGCTGCGTACCCTGCATCTCGCCGGGCCGCCGGAGTTCACCGCCGAGCGGGCGCTGCCCGCCCTGACCGAGCTGACGGGTGACGACGGACAGGGGTTCGCGCTGCGCGCCTCGTTCGGCAACGCCGAGGAGACGTTGGAGGGGCTGGCCGCCGGACACCATGATCTGGCCATCACCACGGCCCGTCCGCGCGGCGCCCTGCTCACCGCGACCCCGCTCTGCGACGAGGAGCACGTTCTGGTGGCGGCTCCGCGCTGGGCCGCCCGCATCGGTCCCGGAAAGCTCCGCCGTAAGGGCTCGCCGGTCCTGGACAACTTCCCCGTGGTCGAGGTCCACGAGTCACTGCCGCTCGTCGCCCGCTACTGGGCCTCCGTCTTCGACTCCCGTCCGGCCGCCTCGGGCACCGTGGTCGTCCCCGACCTGCGCGCCGTGCTCGCCTGCGCCGCCACGGGCGCGGGACTCGCGGTGCTACCTCGGTATCTGTGCGCCGAGGCCCTGGAGCGCGGTGACGTCGTGGCGCTCCTCGACCCGGTGGTGCCTCCACTGCGTACGTACTTTCTGGTGGTCCGCACCGGCACGCTGGCCATGCCGCACATCGCGCGGGCTTACGAATGGCTGCTGCAGGCCGCCGCGGACTGGACCTGA
- a CDS encoding NUDIX domain-containing protein, which yields MTVRPVVKRTARAVLLDGDDLILIKRTKPGVDPYWLTPGGGVEPEDTTVVDALHREVHEELGAKVTDVVPCFVDTVEHIGDDGGATGVKVQHFFVCRLESMDPALRHGPEMDEPCGEYEIVRVPFTRVGIASVHLVPLSLRHYLDGNIEGVRAMHAPDLG from the coding sequence ATGACCGTCCGACCCGTGGTCAAGCGCACCGCCCGTGCCGTCCTGCTCGATGGCGACGACCTGATTCTGATCAAACGCACCAAGCCTGGTGTCGATCCCTACTGGCTCACACCGGGTGGCGGGGTCGAACCGGAGGACACGACTGTCGTCGACGCACTTCACCGCGAGGTCCACGAGGAACTCGGCGCCAAGGTCACCGATGTGGTGCCCTGCTTCGTCGATACCGTCGAGCACATCGGCGATGACGGCGGTGCCACCGGCGTGAAAGTGCAGCACTTCTTCGTCTGCCGCCTGGAATCCATGGATCCGGCCCTGCGGCACGGCCCCGAGATGGACGAGCCCTGCGGCGAGTACGAGATCGTCCGGGTGCCCTTCACCCGGGTCGGCATCGCCTCCGTCCACCTCGTCCCGCTGTCCCTGCGCCACTATCTCGACGGGAACATCGAAGGCGTACGGGCGATGCACGCACCCGACCTGGGCTGA
- a CDS encoding globin domain-containing protein produces MFEARHSMDAPTTTSADNGTSGGNGGSGWFTPRKEPAPSPADREREAEGTSRLAALRPVGRSTEAGPAEGSPVRHGRPVGDETGAQTRISALEDAVPTAAPEAVRDAVPPFQAPPFPAPAIQAPTMPEPRTTPPSVHRNPVPSQAGPIRPAVPAGRPAAVAKPSPDAALIRRTMAEVGPVADKVTSYFYALLFVRHPDLRSLFPAAMDTQRDRLLKALLTAAEHIDNTPVLVDYLQNLGRGHRKYGTRPEHYPAVGECLIGSLSRFASAVWDAETEAAWVRAYTTISQVMIDAASSDELRAPAWWYAEVVAHDLRTPDVAVITVRPDQPYPFLAGQYTSLETPWWPRIWRHYSFASASRSDGLLSFHVKAVPAGWVSNALVHRARPGDIIRLGPPAGSMTVDHSSDSGLLCLGGGTGIAPIKALVEDVAEHGERRPVEVFYGARTDHDLYDIDTMLRLQQSHPWLAVRPIVDHQAHLHLPDAVREYGPWNEYDAYLSGPPGMIRSGMDVLRDAGIPSDRIRHDSVEELVGAGD; encoded by the coding sequence ATGTTCGAGGCGAGGCACAGTATGGACGCTCCGACCACCACGTCGGCCGACAACGGCACTTCCGGAGGAAATGGCGGGAGCGGCTGGTTCACGCCGCGCAAGGAACCGGCACCGTCGCCCGCCGACAGAGAGCGGGAGGCCGAAGGGACCAGCCGGCTGGCCGCGTTGCGCCCCGTGGGCCGCTCCACGGAGGCCGGGCCGGCCGAAGGAAGCCCCGTGAGGCATGGGCGTCCGGTGGGCGACGAGACGGGCGCGCAGACACGAATATCTGCTCTTGAGGACGCGGTGCCCACGGCCGCGCCCGAGGCCGTCCGAGACGCTGTTCCGCCCTTCCAGGCACCGCCCTTCCCGGCACCGGCGATCCAGGCACCGACGATGCCGGAACCGCGGACCACGCCGCCCTCGGTGCACCGGAACCCCGTCCCCTCGCAAGCGGGACCGATCCGTCCCGCGGTGCCCGCGGGACGGCCCGCCGCCGTCGCGAAACCGTCCCCCGACGCCGCGCTCATCCGTCGGACCATGGCCGAGGTCGGCCCCGTCGCCGACAAGGTCACCTCGTACTTCTACGCGCTGCTCTTCGTACGGCACCCGGATCTTCGGTCGCTGTTCCCCGCCGCGATGGACACCCAGCGGGACCGGCTGCTCAAGGCGCTGCTCACCGCCGCCGAGCACATCGACAACACCCCGGTTCTGGTCGACTATCTGCAGAACCTCGGTCGCGGTCACCGTAAGTACGGCACCCGGCCCGAGCACTATCCGGCCGTCGGCGAGTGCCTCATCGGCTCGCTCAGCCGGTTCGCCTCGGCGGTCTGGGACGCCGAGACCGAGGCGGCCTGGGTGCGCGCGTACACGACCATCTCCCAGGTCATGATCGACGCGGCGTCCTCGGACGAGCTGCGTGCCCCTGCGTGGTGGTACGCCGAGGTGGTCGCGCACGATCTCAGGACCCCTGACGTCGCCGTCATCACCGTCCGGCCCGACCAGCCGTATCCTTTCCTCGCCGGGCAGTACACGAGCCTGGAGACGCCGTGGTGGCCCCGGATCTGGCGCCACTACTCGTTCGCCTCCGCGTCCCGGTCCGACGGGCTGCTGTCCTTCCACGTGAAGGCGGTTCCGGCGGGGTGGGTGTCCAACGCCCTGGTGCACCGGGCCCGCCCCGGCGACATCATCCGTCTCGGGCCGCCGGCCGGATCGATGACCGTCGACCACAGCAGCGACAGCGGACTGCTCTGTCTGGGCGGAGGCACCGGCATCGCCCCCATCAAGGCACTGGTCGAGGATGTCGCCGAGCACGGGGAGCGGCGCCCGGTCGAGGTCTTCTACGGTGCCCGCACCGATCACGACCTGTATGACATCGACACGATGCTGCGGCTTCAGCAGAGCCACCCATGGCTCGCCGTCCGTCCGATCGTCGACCACCAGGCCCATCTCCACCTGCCCGACGCCGTGCGTGAGTACGGGCCGTGGAACGAGTACGACGCCTATCTCTCCGGGCCGCCCGGCATGATCCGCAGCGGGATGGACGTGCTGAGGGACGCCGGCATCCCGTCGGACCGCATCCGACACGACTCGGTCGAGGAACTCGTCGGGGCCGGGGACTGA
- a CDS encoding HAD family phosphatase yields the protein MARLHLFDLDGTLLYGSSAPLEISRQIGLEAETIVIEQAISAGRIGPPEYATQVYALWAQLTDAHVAAAFEQAPWLSGIEDVWAEIRDNGDYCAVISLSPSFFVERLTRWGAHAAYGSRFPALPFAEPVDLAGILSAAAKVQIANRLCEEFGVERADCVAYGDSLSDKDLFETVPVSVAINADRHLAGIATHSYMGRSLWEAYELVRPAL from the coding sequence ATGGCACGCCTTCATCTCTTCGACCTCGACGGAACGCTGCTGTACGGGAGTTCCGCGCCTCTGGAGATCTCGCGGCAGATCGGTCTGGAGGCCGAGACCATCGTGATCGAGCAGGCAATCTCGGCAGGACGCATCGGCCCACCGGAATACGCCACGCAGGTGTACGCCTTGTGGGCGCAGCTCACGGACGCGCATGTGGCTGCGGCCTTCGAGCAAGCGCCCTGGCTGTCCGGCATCGAAGACGTCTGGGCCGAGATCAGGGACAACGGGGATTACTGCGCCGTCATCTCGCTCTCGCCCTCATTCTTCGTCGAGCGGCTGACGAGGTGGGGCGCGCACGCGGCATACGGCTCGCGGTTCCCGGCCCTCCCCTTCGCCGAGCCCGTTGATCTCGCCGGCATTCTCAGCGCCGCCGCGAAGGTGCAGATCGCGAACCGGCTCTGTGAAGAGTTCGGGGTGGAACGGGCCGACTGCGTCGCCTACGGGGACTCGCTCTCGGACAAGGACCTGTTCGAGACCGTGCCGGTGTCCGTGGCGATCAACGCGGACCGGCATCTGGCCGGCATCGCCACGCACTCCTACATGGGCCGGAGCCTGTGGGAGGCGTATGAATTGGTCCGACCGGCCCTGTAA
- a CDS encoding GNAT family N-acetyltransferase encodes MSTPSLLALPIRRLTLRDLTACADLSEDRGWPREEHKWGLLLTAGKGYGIDAPDGGLVTACVVTEYGTPGRPELGAIGMVLVAKRYARQGVGRRLMRQVVAEMGLTPLTLHATLYGRPLYEELGFKVTGRAEMVSGHFVPRGPEPEISTRPAGAEDLAGILRLDSEIFGLDRTHVITRLPAFSDQLRVAEENGRIIGYAAAWPTMDTHVVGPLIARDTETAKALVTSLAARTDRRLRTDIDVRHQELLSWVKECGLEPVGFNAVMAYGISELPGDWTRRFAPLTVAAG; translated from the coding sequence GTGTCGACACCTTCTCTCCTTGCTCTGCCCATCCGTCGTCTGACGCTCCGCGATCTCACCGCGTGCGCCGACCTGTCCGAGGACCGGGGGTGGCCCCGCGAAGAACACAAGTGGGGTCTGCTTCTGACAGCGGGGAAGGGATACGGCATCGACGCCCCGGACGGCGGCCTCGTCACCGCGTGCGTCGTGACCGAGTACGGAACGCCTGGGAGGCCCGAACTCGGGGCGATCGGCATGGTGCTGGTGGCGAAGCGGTACGCCCGCCAAGGCGTCGGCCGACGGCTCATGCGGCAGGTGGTGGCCGAGATGGGCCTCACCCCACTGACCCTGCACGCGACCCTTTATGGGCGGCCGCTCTATGAGGAACTCGGTTTCAAGGTCACGGGTCGCGCCGAGATGGTCAGTGGACACTTCGTCCCCCGCGGGCCGGAACCAGAGATCTCCACACGACCGGCCGGCGCCGAGGATCTCGCCGGGATCCTCCGGCTCGACTCGGAGATCTTCGGCCTCGACCGCACGCATGTGATCACACGGCTGCCCGCCTTCTCCGACCAGCTGCGCGTAGCCGAGGAGAACGGCCGGATCATCGGTTACGCGGCCGCCTGGCCCACCATGGACACCCATGTCGTGGGTCCCCTGATCGCCCGCGACACGGAGACCGCGAAGGCACTCGTCACCTCGCTGGCCGCCCGCACCGACCGTCGGCTGCGCACGGACATCGACGTACGGCACCAAGAGTTGCTGTCCTGGGTGAAGGAGTGCGGCCTGGAACCCGTCGGGTTCAATGCCGTGATGGCGTACGGGATCTCGGAGCTGCCCGGCGACTGGACGCGGCGCTTCGCCCCGCTGACGGTGGCGGCGGGCTGA
- a CDS encoding heme-binding protein, with protein sequence MSTTATAVAPLSIQDAEVLLSAARQAAEASGVTVSVTVLDAGGHLLAFRRDDRAVLISGETSTRKAYTALQLDSATADLVDAVQPGAPFHTLPTALDRPLLFIAGGVPVHRDGRLIGAVGVGGGAPEQDHSFAVAAVDALV encoded by the coding sequence ATGAGCACCACTGCCACCGCTGTCGCCCCGCTGAGCATCCAGGACGCCGAGGTTCTCCTCTCCGCGGCCCGCCAGGCAGCCGAGGCCTCGGGAGTCACGGTCAGCGTCACCGTCCTCGACGCGGGCGGTCATCTGCTCGCCTTCCGGCGAGACGACCGGGCCGTCCTGATCTCCGGCGAGACCAGCACCCGCAAGGCCTACACGGCCCTCCAGCTGGACTCCGCCACCGCCGACCTCGTCGACGCGGTCCAGCCCGGCGCCCCCTTCCACACGCTGCCCACCGCGCTCGACCGCCCGTTGCTGTTCATCGCGGGCGGTGTGCCGGTCCACCGTGACGGACGTCTGATCGGCGCCGTCGGTGTCGGCGGCGGAGCGCCGGAGCAGGACCACTCCTTCGCCGTCGCCGCCGTGGACGCTCTCGTCTGA
- a CDS encoding MFS transporter, with protein MPLALLALAIGAFGIGTTEFVIMGVLPEVAGDFGVSIPTAGLLVTGYALGVVIGAPIMTVLGTKVSRKRMLMLLMGLFVLGNLLSAVAPVFGLMLVGRVVASLAHGAFFGIGSVVAAELVAPEKKAGAIAMMFSGLTIANVVGVPLGTLVGQSAGWRVTFAGVAALGVIGLLGVAKLVPEMPKPEGVHLRHELAAFKNVQVLLAMAMTVLGFGGVFAAITYIAPMMTRVTGFADGSVTWLLVLFGLGMVGGNLIGGRFADRALMPMLYTSLGGLAVVLALFTVTAHNKILAAVTIALIGALGFATVPPLQKRVLDQAHGAPTLASAVNIGAFNLGNALSAWLGGIVIAGGLGYTAPNWVGAALAAGALVLAVLSAALERRTDAPGTVVTEGVSAEQRTAVHH; from the coding sequence ATGCCTCTCGCGCTTCTGGCCCTCGCGATCGGGGCCTTCGGAATCGGAACCACCGAGTTCGTGATCATGGGTGTGCTGCCTGAGGTCGCCGGCGATTTCGGTGTCTCCATCCCCACCGCCGGGCTCCTGGTGACCGGCTACGCCCTGGGCGTCGTGATCGGCGCCCCGATCATGACCGTGCTCGGCACGAAGGTGTCCCGCAAGCGGATGCTGATGCTGCTGATGGGGCTCTTCGTCCTCGGGAACCTGCTCTCCGCCGTGGCGCCGGTCTTCGGACTGATGCTGGTGGGCCGGGTCGTGGCATCGCTCGCCCACGGAGCGTTCTTCGGCATCGGATCGGTCGTCGCCGCCGAGCTGGTCGCGCCCGAGAAGAAGGCCGGCGCGATCGCCATGATGTTCAGCGGCCTCACCATCGCCAATGTGGTGGGTGTCCCCCTGGGCACGCTGGTCGGACAGTCCGCGGGCTGGCGGGTCACCTTCGCGGGTGTGGCCGCACTCGGCGTGATCGGTCTGCTGGGTGTCGCCAAGCTGGTCCCCGAGATGCCAAAGCCCGAAGGCGTCCACCTCCGCCATGAACTCGCCGCCTTCAAGAACGTCCAGGTCCTGCTGGCCATGGCGATGACCGTGCTCGGCTTCGGCGGCGTCTTCGCGGCCATCACCTACATCGCGCCGATGATGACCCGTGTGACCGGTTTCGCCGACGGTTCCGTCACCTGGCTGCTGGTCCTCTTCGGCCTCGGCATGGTCGGCGGGAACCTCATCGGCGGCAGGTTCGCCGACCGGGCGCTGATGCCGATGCTGTACACGTCCCTCGGCGGCCTGGCCGTCGTCCTCGCACTGTTCACCGTGACGGCGCACAACAAGATCCTCGCGGCGGTCACGATCGCCCTGATCGGCGCGCTGGGGTTCGCGACCGTGCCACCGCTCCAGAAACGCGTCCTCGACCAGGCACACGGCGCCCCGACACTGGCCTCGGCCGTGAACATCGGCGCGTTCAACCTCGGCAACGCCCTCTCGGCCTGGCTCGGCGGGATCGTCATCGCAGGGGGCCTGGGCTACACGGCTCCCAACTGGGTCGGCGCCGCCCTGGCCGCGGGGGCTCTGGTCCTCGCGGTCCTCTCGGCCGCTCTGGAGCGCCGGACCGATGCCCCTGGGACCGTCGTCACCGAAGGCGTGTCCGCCGAGCAGCGGACCGCTGTCCACCACTGA
- a CDS encoding MarR family winged helix-turn-helix transcriptional regulator, protein MTATDPALTALAQGWCALSLLHGRIEAHIERALQAGHDLSVREYSLLDVLSRQHDGEGGHLQMKQVADAVVLSQSATTRLVTRLEDRGLLSRYLCPTDRRGIYTNVSEAGLALLDEARPTNDAALREALDEAAENPALAPLVRVVESASVPA, encoded by the coding sequence ATGACTGCCACGGACCCCGCACTCACTGCTCTCGCACAAGGGTGGTGCGCCCTCTCCCTGCTGCACGGGAGGATCGAGGCCCACATCGAACGCGCCCTGCAGGCCGGGCACGACCTGAGCGTGCGGGAGTACTCCCTGCTCGATGTGCTCAGCCGACAGCACGACGGCGAGGGCGGTCATCTGCAGATGAAGCAGGTCGCGGACGCGGTCGTGCTCAGCCAGAGCGCCACCACCCGACTCGTCACCCGGCTCGAGGACCGCGGGCTGCTGTCCCGCTACCTCTGCCCGACCGACCGTCGCGGCATCTACACGAACGTCAGCGAGGCGGGCCTCGCACTGCTCGACGAGGCACGGCCCACCAATGACGCCGCCCTGCGCGAGGCACTCGACGAAGCGGCCGAGAACCCCGCCCTGGCACCACTGGTCCGTGTCGTGGAGTCGGCGAGCGTGCCCGCATAG
- a CDS encoding GNAT family N-acetyltransferase, with product MGDLEIRSAVADDVPAIVAMLADDALGAQRESPDDLTPYLAALERLSGDPNQHLVVAVRSGQVVGTLQLTVIPGLSRRGSTRALIEGVRVRTDERGSGLGTQIIEWAVDESRRQDCRLVELTSDASRTDAHRFYERLGFTASHVGFKLAL from the coding sequence ATGGGAGATCTTGAGATCCGATCGGCCGTCGCGGATGACGTTCCCGCCATCGTCGCGATGCTCGCCGACGATGCGCTCGGGGCCCAGCGGGAGTCGCCGGACGATCTGACCCCCTATCTGGCCGCGCTCGAACGGCTCAGCGGAGACCCGAACCAGCACCTGGTCGTCGCCGTTCGCTCCGGGCAGGTCGTCGGCACCCTGCAACTCACCGTCATTCCCGGACTGTCCCGCAGAGGCTCGACCCGCGCCCTCATCGAAGGGGTGCGGGTGCGTACCGACGAGCGCGGCAGCGGCCTCGGCACCCAGATCATCGAGTGGGCGGTCGATGAATCCCGGCGCCAGGATTGCCGGTTGGTCGAGCTGACCTCCGACGCGAGTCGCACCGACGCCCACCGCTTCTATGAGCGGCTCGGCTTCACCGCCTCGCACGTGGGTTTCAAACTGGCGCTCTGA
- a CDS encoding serine hydrolase: MTTPQEELLPATRRALSHRIAVAQADGRAPSLVAAVVRGGRTVWHGSRTSVDGHGPDENVQYRIGSITKTFTAVLVLRLRDEGLLDLGDPLEKHLPGTGAGEATIAQLLSHTAGLAAETPGPWWERSPASLRPELSDVLGEQPFLHPVGRLHHYSNPGYTLLGALVEEVRGAPWEEVLRREVLEPLGLHRTSGLPQAPHAGGWAVHPWADVMMPEPAEDLGRMAPAGQLWSTTGDLARFTVFLVEGDDRVLSAESLREMRTPAAPLDAEELASGDAYGLGLQVLRRSGRILAGHSGSLPGFMAALVIGVGDDVSAVVLTNCTSGPQPLTVAADLVRIVAEAEPRIPEPWRPAPEIQPSVLELAGPWYWGTQGCALRLTAHGMVELGPLAGAGRRSRFRPNDDGTWTGLDGYYTGELLRAVRRPDGSLSHLDLGSFVFTRQPYDQSAPVPGGVDPEGWHGIA, translated from the coding sequence ATGACAACACCTCAGGAAGAGCTGCTTCCCGCCACACGCCGGGCTCTGTCGCACCGCATCGCCGTCGCTCAGGCCGACGGACGGGCACCGTCGCTGGTCGCCGCGGTGGTCCGGGGTGGGCGGACGGTGTGGCACGGATCGCGGACCTCGGTGGACGGGCACGGGCCGGACGAGAACGTGCAGTACCGGATCGGCTCGATCACCAAGACCTTCACCGCCGTGCTGGTGCTGCGGCTGCGCGACGAAGGGCTGCTGGATCTGGGCGACCCACTGGAGAAGCATCTGCCGGGAACGGGCGCGGGGGAGGCGACCATCGCCCAACTCCTCTCGCACACCGCAGGCCTGGCGGCCGAGACACCGGGCCCCTGGTGGGAACGTAGCCCCGCGTCCTTGCGGCCCGAGCTGTCCGATGTCCTCGGCGAGCAGCCCTTCCTCCATCCGGTCGGGCGGCTTCATCACTACTCGAACCCGGGCTACACCCTGCTCGGCGCTCTGGTCGAGGAAGTGCGCGGGGCTCCCTGGGAGGAGGTCCTGCGACGCGAGGTACTCGAACCCCTGGGCCTGCACCGCACGAGTGGGCTGCCGCAGGCACCTCACGCGGGCGGCTGGGCCGTTCACCCGTGGGCGGACGTCATGATGCCGGAGCCCGCGGAGGACCTCGGCCGGATGGCCCCCGCCGGGCAACTGTGGTCCACCACCGGCGACCTGGCGCGCTTCACGGTCTTCCTGGTGGAGGGGGACGACCGGGTGCTCAGCGCGGAGTCCCTCCGGGAGATGCGGACGCCCGCGGCTCCTCTGGACGCCGAGGAGCTGGCGTCGGGCGACGCATACGGCCTGGGACTGCAGGTGTTGCGCCGTTCGGGCCGGATTCTCGCGGGCCACTCGGGGTCCCTGCCCGGCTTCATGGCAGCCCTCGTCATCGGCGTAGGGGACGACGTGTCGGCCGTCGTCCTGACCAACTGCACCTCCGGCCCACAGCCGCTGACGGTGGCAGCCGATCTCGTACGCATCGTCGCCGAGGCCGAGCCGCGGATCCCCGAACCCTGGCGTCCGGCCCCTGAGATCCAGCCGTCCGTACTGGAGTTGGCGGGACCCTGGTACTGGGGTACTCAGGGCTGTGCACTGCGTCTCACCGCCCACGGCATGGTCGAGCTGGGCCCGCTGGCGGGTGCCGGCCGCCGTTCACGCTTCAGGCCGAACGACGACGGGACCTGGACGGGACTCGACGGCTACTACACGGGGGAGCTGCTGCGGGCCGTACGGCGCCCCGACGGGTCCCTGAGTCATCTGGACCTCGGGTCGTTCGTCTTCACGCGTCAGCCGTACGACCAGAGCGCTCCTGTGCCCGGTGGGGTGGACCCCGAGGGGTGGCACGGCATCGCATAG